A DNA window from Niabella yanshanensis contains the following coding sequences:
- a CDS encoding DUF6965 family protein: protein MTFTDIQLFEIEKFFNEITIPQVVKIDAATTYTNAPLFVQENLALLKSKQLIPVIATQRWNMLCEVKKAILDPVK from the coding sequence ATGACATTTACCGATATACAACTTTTTGAAATTGAGAAATTCTTTAATGAAATTACTATTCCCCAGGTAGTGAAGATCGACGCAGCTACCACTTACACCAACGCGCCGTTGTTTGTACAGGAAAATCTAGCGTTGCTCAAATCAAAACAACTCATACCGGTTATCGCAACACAACGATGGAATATGTTGTGTGAAGTAAAAAAAGCAATTCTGGACCCCGTAAAATAA
- a CDS encoding sensor histidine kinase produces MLIKLKRFVFLLISLFCAVVTRSQTINGDGIDPARYIGRDVSCFIDTTAQLTLLQVQEAYKIKQFRKGRTDILNLGNTSAAIWVHFSLKRTQKIANYLVVDYANIEQVDCYISWDSQWSHYKAGSLTDASNGVRSTSQYIFPINLPEDQETAGIWLRVKSRNIMLLPLQLARADNLYLIENSGNRVVELCFVGFLFALLIFHLFLYLTVRDPAYLYYCLYILSLGIYTIGYLSGHIYLLGDSIKNFVYNYPHIFFSIGFATSILITNRFYNIRSISLNLFRWTNILLGGLSGLLLLSAFGFKAQAAMGAQVFGLLVPLTLIITSVYAYCAARKAVVYLGAAWLTFVGAVIYYVLCLQGILTFHPYSPLILQSGVLLEFMLLALALGRRYQTILEQQRRVEADHFKLMQIHNNELEQEVSKRTENLKEVINQLKASDEVKNKLFSIIAHDLRTPFNSLLSILSTDVIDLLDEAELKMVLRSNSNHFQQLKIMLDNILHWARSQMEEVQINKEHFDIIKTTNFLATVYKPIVEAKEVSIQISSQTGSQFCIADKNHIRLVLRNLLDNAVKYTNPSSSILIEIDQVSDAVRFSIQNSFIESNNDGQKARTTGLGIKLCEDYLTRNGSSLKKEVLGNIIRFSFLLPSADLN; encoded by the coding sequence ATGTTAATCAAGTTGAAGCGTTTCGTTTTTTTGCTGATATCCTTGTTTTGCGCAGTTGTCACGCGGTCTCAAACAATAAACGGAGATGGAATAGATCCTGCCCGATATATAGGCCGGGACGTTTCCTGTTTCATAGATACTACGGCACAACTAACATTGCTACAGGTACAAGAGGCATATAAAATTAAACAATTCAGAAAAGGGCGTACCGATATATTAAATCTTGGCAATACTTCCGCAGCCATATGGGTACACTTTTCGTTAAAAAGAACGCAAAAGATCGCCAACTACCTGGTGGTAGATTATGCTAACATAGAACAGGTAGATTGTTATATCAGTTGGGATAGTCAATGGAGCCATTACAAAGCAGGGTCATTAACCGATGCCTCCAACGGAGTCAGGTCTACCAGTCAGTATATTTTCCCGATTAACTTACCTGAAGACCAGGAAACAGCAGGAATATGGCTTCGGGTTAAAAGCAGGAATATAATGCTCCTGCCTTTGCAACTGGCCCGGGCCGACAATTTATACCTTATAGAAAACTCAGGTAACAGGGTGGTAGAACTTTGCTTTGTAGGCTTTCTCTTTGCACTATTGATCTTTCACTTGTTCCTCTACCTTACTGTCAGGGATCCTGCCTACCTCTATTACTGCTTGTATATATTATCCCTGGGTATTTATACAATTGGTTACCTCAGCGGGCATATTTACCTGCTGGGCGATTCTATTAAGAATTTCGTTTATAATTATCCGCACATTTTCTTTTCCATCGGCTTTGCAACCTCCATTTTAATCACCAACAGGTTCTACAATATCCGGTCGATATCGCTGAATCTTTTCCGATGGACCAATATATTGCTTGGCGGCCTCTCTGGCTTGCTGCTACTAAGCGCTTTTGGATTTAAAGCCCAGGCGGCTATGGGGGCTCAGGTTTTTGGCCTGCTGGTGCCCTTAACTTTAATTATTACGAGTGTGTACGCTTACTGCGCTGCACGTAAAGCTGTTGTTTACCTGGGGGCAGCCTGGTTAACCTTTGTAGGTGCGGTTATTTATTACGTGCTTTGTCTCCAGGGAATATTGACGTTTCACCCTTATAGTCCTCTGATCCTTCAAAGCGGCGTTTTGCTGGAATTTATGCTGCTGGCGCTGGCGCTGGGCCGTCGATACCAGACTATCCTTGAACAACAAAGAAGGGTTGAGGCGGATCATTTCAAACTGATGCAGATACATAATAATGAACTGGAGCAGGAAGTATCTAAACGTACTGAGAATTTAAAGGAAGTGATCAATCAGCTTAAAGCTTCTGATGAAGTCAAGAATAAACTTTTTTCAATTATTGCGCATGATCTTAGAACACCTTTTAATAGTTTGCTGTCGATATTGTCAACAGATGTCATCGATCTGCTGGACGAAGCCGAATTGAAAATGGTGCTTCGTTCCAATAGCAACCACTTTCAGCAGCTAAAGATAATGCTGGATAATATTCTTCATTGGGCCCGGTCCCAGATGGAGGAAGTACAGATAAACAAAGAGCATTTTGATATCATCAAAACAACCAACTTTCTGGCAACTGTTTATAAACCGATAGTGGAAGCAAAAGAAGTAAGTATACAGATAAGTAGCCAAACCGGATCTCAATTTTGTATAGCAGATAAAAATCATATCCGTTTAGTACTCAGAAATTTGCTGGATAATGCAGTTAAGTATACCAATCCCTCCAGTAGTATTTTAATAGAAATTGATCAGGTATCAGACGCGGTACGTTTTAGCATTCAGAACAGCTTTATAGAATCCAATAATGACGGCCAAAAGGCGAGAACCACAGGATTGGGAATTAAGTTGTGTGAAGATTATCTAACCAGAAACGGAAGCTCGCTTAAGAAAGAAGTACTGGGTAACATTATAAGATTTAGTTTCCTTCTGCCTTCTGCTGACTTGAATTAA
- a CDS encoding response regulator → MNVSKLILIVDDDYVYKLVTRRMISLCCSNAEIIFAENGREAIDILQGMIQGPSQRLPDIILLDIEMPEMNGWEFLRAFSSLPGQAVKDIKIYVASSSIDDLDRERTRIYPAVKELLVKPFSVNKVSGIINGGS, encoded by the coding sequence ATGAACGTCAGTAAGCTTATTCTTATTGTAGACGATGATTACGTTTACAAATTAGTTACGCGAAGGATGATTAGTCTCTGCTGCAGCAATGCAGAAATTATCTTCGCTGAAAATGGCCGAGAAGCCATCGATATACTCCAGGGAATGATTCAGGGTCCGTCTCAGCGCCTGCCGGATATTATTCTGCTGGATATTGAAATGCCCGAAATGAATGGATGGGAATTTTTGAGAGCTTTCTCTTCACTACCCGGGCAGGCAGTTAAGGATATTAAAATATATGTGGCCAGTTCTTCAATTGATGATCTGGACCGGGAGCGAACGCGAATTTACCCCGCCGTAAAAGAACTGCTCGTTAAGCCCTTTTCTGTTAATAAAGTATCAGGCATCATCAACGGTGGAAGCTGA